From a single Methanobacterium sp. genomic region:
- a CDS encoding DUF2149 domain-containing protein encodes MLRRQKRRLLNREDEDPMAGSANLVDAMLVLSVGFLIFLVVSWNMQSVVFSNASPEEKKQTMEAMQKAAEIQQGNQINETPQSQSGQGQGYVQMGTVYKDPKTGKLIMVEG; translated from the coding sequence ATGCTTCGAAGACAAAAGCGCCGATTACTCAATAGGGAAGATGAAGATCCAATGGCAGGTTCGGCTAACCTTGTAGATGCTATGCTTGTACTATCAGTTGGATTTCTAATATTTCTGGTTGTATCGTGGAACATGCAAAGCGTAGTTTTTAGCAATGCTTCTCCCGAAGAGAAAAAACAGACAATGGAAGCAATGCAAAAAGCAGCGGAAATTCAACAGGGAAACCAGATAAACGAAACCCCTCAAAGTCAATCTGGTCAGGGACAGGGTTATGTCCAGATGGGAACGGTTTACAAAGATCCTAAAACAGGTAAATTGATTATGGTTGAAGGATGA